The Arvicola amphibius chromosome 6, mArvAmp1.2, whole genome shotgun sequence DNA window CAAAATACatcatggaggagggaggggctgctttCTTTAAGGATCTCTAGGCAGTTTGTAAAAAAAGGACCAGAAAGCAAGAAGAGGACAGACTAGTTGGTGAGATAAAGGAGATCAGGAGGAGCGAAGGTAACCGGGAGAGAAGAGGGGCAAAACATAAGCCTGTATAAACATCACAATGGCGTTTTTAGTTCCAATGGTGAATTATTGTTCATATGAATTACATATCCTCATAGATACATCCAAATAGCCAGGCATAGCCGTTCACActcacaatcccagcacttgggaggctggggcaagagGTTCTGTCTCAAGGTCTGCCTGTATTCTACAGCAGActttttgtctcaaaacaacaaaaagttcccCCAAACTAAAGCAGATAGTGCATGTGGAGACACACCTGTATAATCACATGGGCTCTTGGGGTCCCTCCTCGATCTTTCATTCTTTTGCCCCAAACTGAATCCTCAAAAAATGCACATGGGCATTGCTGGAGTCCATCCTGgcagggaaggcagagccaggctggACTTCATCTCCCCCTCACCTTGGTCTGTCTCCTGTGCCTGGCTCAGCAGTGACCACCCAGAGGCGAGTAggaagaagagcagcaagctGCTGTTACCCAGGTATGGACCAGGAGCTGTGTTGTGTCTATGTGCATCATTCTGTGCCACCATCgctcacacccctcccccccagtgTATGGCTCAGGAAGACAAAGCTGTACCCGAGCTTGTATGGTGCGGCAAGGCTTCCAGGGGATTCTGAACTTGACTTGGTTTTCTCTTCTAGAGGGTTGGCTCAGCAGATGTGGCCAAACACAAGTGGGTGGCTTTAGCATGGTCACTGTGACGCTCTCCCACTCCCTGATGAGCTGCTATCACTCTGGGGATAAAGTGAGTCTCCAAACAGTCTTTTTCAGACAAAgtatcatgtagctcaggctggccttgaactaactacGTAGCCAAAtatctgatcctcttgcttctatcTCCCCAGAATTAGGATTACATGCCTGGTTTATATGGGGTATTacagatcaaacccagggcttcatgcatgttaggcatgTACCCTACCAAGTGCCATACTTCCCTCCATCTTCTGCACCACTGAACACTGTGTGGCATTAGGAATCATTAGTCTGCTCTTGAAAACCCTTGAGTATATGATAACCACCTCTGATGGACCACTGCTTAAGGTCTAGGATTCCCACTAGTTCCCGGGCCATGAGACGTaccttaattttcatttcttttgtaaaataaagCTAAGCCcccaaacacattttctttaagagaattaAGAGAAAGAAGATCCTACTTGAAAAGAGTCATGTAGAGCCTACCTCACAATGGTCACTTTTCACTGAAAAACTGGGAGGGAAATCCTACTTGCTGGTTTCAGGAGGATTAGGGGTGCTGGGGTGCCAGCAAACAGAGTGAGTACTTACAAGGTCCTTCGTGGGGCTTCTCACTCGGAAGAAGTAGACCACCAAGGTGGTGGGTAGGAGTTCCCACACAAAAAGCACCACGCCGAACACTACATAGCCAGCATCACCCAGCTGGCTCTTCAGGTCTGCCTGTTccagagaagggaaaatgaagtcAGGAGACCTCAGGCAACCAGTGGTGGAGGACACAGAGCAGAGAACACCCCTAGGTACAGTGAAATGCCCCCCTAAAGCCTGCACTTTGCAATCTGGTCTCAACGATGGGTCAGGCCCCAGCTGGAGGACAGTGAATACCATTTAGATGGCTGTTTATGACTGGCCACTCATTTACTTTTGCAGCTCAGGGGATGAACCCAGAGGCCACACCCAGCCCAGACTCCTCCTAAAAGAGTAGCTTGTCTGTCCAGATTCATCTTCACAATTGCCACACCCTGTTCTCCACAAGAGCTGACCACAGGCAGTTTGTCCAGGAAAAGCCCCTGAGCAAGGAAGTGCCCAAGGGGAGGGCCACGGGTGCTTCATGGAGGGAAAGTCCCAGAGGAACCGGATGTGTCAGCTTCTCAGCCCATTACTGGGAAGAGAACACTGAGCCACAGCCTGGTCCTCAAGCCTTCTCCAGCACATCATGCTTGAAGTCTGCCTCACTCCTCCCCAGGGAGATGGCACTCAAGTCTCCTTGACAACcgcagctcagcccagtgctgtcACCCAATCCCCAAGGAGGTTCAGGTGCTTGAAACCACCAAAACCATCGCACCCAAACAGAGAGGTTTTAAGCTCTTGGCCGAACGAAAAACAGAAGTAACTTGTTAAAACCAAATCTGTTTGCTTGAGGAAGCTTCagtttgggaagaggaaaaggtcaAGTGGGCAGTAGTGATGGTTTGAATGGTGTGTACTGGTCTGCAGTAGCGATGGTTTGAATGGATGGTGTGTACTGGCGCTACTGGTCTGCAGTGTGATGGTGTGAATGGATGGTGTGGACCAGCGCTACTGATCTgcagtgtgatggtttgaatggtGTGTACCAGTCTGCAGTAGCGATGGTTTGAATGGTGTGCACCGGCGCTACTGGTCTGCTCTTGAAAACCCTTATGTGTATAACGAACACCTCTGGAATCAACCACTGCTTAAGGTCTAGGATTCTCATGTCTGGTTTTCCTCAAACGGCACGTGGACCTGAGCATCCTTGCCCAGCTTTCTCCCTGCTGCACCTGTGGGACAGGGTTGGCCAGGGTTGCTAGGTTACAGCCATGATTTCATCTTTCCCAGGGATAGTATGTGTATAGCCATTGTGGATTTAGCTCACtgaggtcattttatttttatctcacgGTCTTAAATCAGCTCCAGCTGTGAGCACTGCTGGGCTCTCATACCTGGACCTACTCACTTTTGGGTATCTGCTGTTTTTCCAGATAACCCTAAGGAGTATTGCAAAGCAATCCAACAGAGTCCTACTAGAGGGGTTTCTTTTTCTACCATAGAGGTTCATCTGTGTCAGCACATCAGTGGGCCATCAACTCCCACAGGGCAAGACGTCTAGACAATAGCAGAAACGGGGAGTCTGGCCTTCCAGCAGGCAGCACTCACTGTATCTACTATATCACTGTATCTGGTCCCCACTGAGGCAGCACCTCATCATGTCCCACTGACCTGCTCCCCATGCAGGCAGCACCTTGTCATGCCCCCACTGACCTGGTCTGATACATTGTACCAGTCATAATCAAAGGAGTGGACATTCTTGATCTGAGAAAACGACAAGATGAACAGATTGTAGCAGGCCCGAGAGGTGTAGAGCAAGATGACGGTGACACCAATGGCAGTCACCTGACACACCGATGAGCCCTGGAAGACAAAGCCAACAGGAATGGGCCACTCAGATGCATCAGCCCCGTCCCTGGTGGGCCTTGATAAATGAAAGCCTTGGAAGGTAGCCAGAGCTGCCAGAGCATCCCACCCCAGGCCCTGCTGCATCTGTACCCCCTTCCTCTCAGACTTCTGTTCCCTTCATCTAAAACATGGGACTGGGATGATGCCACTAAGCGCCTCTTTCCGTGTGTGTCTCTCAGTGTCTTCCTGGGTCACTCTCCCCTGtgcttgagaaagggtctcactgtacctggagcttgctggtccTCCTGCCCCCTCTGCTGAGCACCTCAATTACGAGCACATGCTTCTGTGCTCCACATttaatgtggtttctggggagTCGGGTCCTTACGCTTGCGCTTCACAGGCTGGGGTATCAGCCCAGCCCCCAAGGCCTTGATCTTAAGAGCCAGAATGTCACAAAGCTTATCGGATCCCTTAAGTCCCACTGTTCAGTAACAAGATCCTGGCTGACTGCCTGGCACAGCCCCCAAGCCCCGGTCAGGATGCACATGGCCTTGTTCAAAGTCTAGAACCTTCAAGGCTGGGAGCACAGGAGTCCTGCTTGGCCTCTGGGATGGAGTCACTTGGGTTGTCTGTGACTTATCCCTCTTTACGAAGCTTTATCAGGTTCTGCCTCAATTAAAGGACCACAGGAAAGCAGAACTGACTGTGTCCTGTACTGAAGAAGAATCATTAAATCAAAGGACCATCTGTCACAGGGTCAGCTAATATCTGACATCCACCGTTTAAgccttccttttaaaaacagctttttttcaaaattttatgcaCAACTCATGTATTAGAAGTAAGATAATGAACTTTATGgcaaaaattaaatgttaaaattcatcaaaatttacaaataaaagaatTGGCCCAGCTAATGAAGGATTTTCATGAGTCTAGCTGAATCACGGGGTGCCCTGTGAGGGCTAGAGGTGGGGATCTTCATCTACTGACCCCTCCTAAAGACAACCCTTGCAGTTTCAGGCCAAAGGCACACTGAGACCCAGAGAGTTCCAAAGGAAGGCGAGAGCAGGTCTGTCACAGGGCAGCAAAAGTACAGATGCTGGAGAAATCCCAGGCTCCTCACAACTGACAGGGCCAGGCCAGAGGAGTGATCAGGGTAAGGATGGAAGTGAGGGGCCAGTCcccctggctgtcccagagcaAGCTCTGGGAACATTCCACCGGTAAGGAAAGGCTGAATCTGAGTCACTATGGAGGCCATGAACCCTGGCCCTCGTTTGCTGACCTGGGACAAGCTTCCTGACCTCTCTGGGTGTGTCTCGGTTTCCTTATCCATTAAGTGGGATTTAACACTCCCACTAAAAATGCTTGTCAAGTCAGGCCTGGAGGTgtaaacctataatcccagctataGTGATGgtggctgaggtaggaggatcaccaGTTAGGTCCAGCCTGGGTAATAGTGAGTTCAAAGGCCAGCCGAGGCAACTCAGTGAGACcgtcttatgatttttttttctttgttttttaaaggctgGGGACAGAGCTGAGTCgtacctgagtttgagcccattACCCCATCCCCATAAAGGGTGTTTATCAAGGGGCCAAGGACAGTCAACACTAGACTAGTGCTTGTTGTTAGAGTTGTTGGTATAGCTATACTACTAGACAATTAAGATATGGGTTCAGCCAGGCCTAATGGCACATTCTGCTAGTCCTAACTACTCAGAGGCCTAAGGGGCAggaccacaagtttgaggctagcctttgctgagttcaaagccagccggGGCAACTTCAAAAACCTTGTCTCCTAGCAtgcacaggccctgggtttgatctccagcaccacaaaaatgaGTTAACAGTTAAACAGATGTGGCTCTAAATCAGACTGAGCTTTCCCAACAACTTTACACACTTAACGTATGCTAAGCCACCGGGAAATAAAAGTTCAGTGAGCCACAGGGTGAGCAAGATCTGTTGTGCTTTAGGTGCAAGCTAGGAAGCCATTTTCAGAATAAGGAACCTGCCACATGGGTCCCACCTTACCTTTGATTCCAGGTAGATGTTAGCTAGGGACATCTTGGAGATTTTGTAGAGGCAGATGGAGAGGGAGACGGCACACAGCACGAAGAGTGTGTCATTGATGGCCACTCTCACAGAGACGATAACCCTCCTTTCCCAGGTTCCTGTCTTCACCAACACAGCGCAGGTCAGATTCACCAGCAGGAACACAAGGCTGATGAAGAGCGAGGCCAGGTAGAGGGGTAACCTGGGGACAAGGAGACACCAGGATGCTACTTCATATGAGCTCTGCATTCTGGGTGGCAGACTAGCTGGATGTAGTTAACACATCATTTGCATATGTGTTGTATGCCTCCCCCCACACTCACCAGCTGCAGAGAACTCCCATCAGGAAAAACCTGCCACGGGGGCTGCAGAcacagctcagcaattaagagcactggctgctcttccttccagaggaccggagttcagttcccagtacccacatgacagcttacaactgtctgtaactccagcccaagAGTCGCCTcctggcctgtcctggaaccaggcccGCATGAggcgtacacacatacactcagacaaaacactcatacataagatgaatacagttttaaaataacaaaacaaaacaaaaaaaaacctgccgCAGCTGAGGCTGGGAACAGAGCTAAGTGGCAGAACCCTTGCCTAGCACAGAGACCCGACACAAACCTGCCACGGCAACTAATAAACGCTAAATGGATTATTCTTATCAAACTGCAGAGCCAAGCCGTAGATGGTTCATTTCTCTGGCAGTTTCTGCTTACACTTTCTCAGAGCTGCACATGTGTAAGAGACCGCCACGGGTGACGTGGCGCAGACTGCTCCGCCTCCCTGGGGCTCGGGGTCTCAGGCTCAGGCTCCTCTTACAGCTCCCATTATAGCTCTCTCCGCAGAGCCACATGGTAGAGATGCAAAAGAGAGTGAAATCATGTGGCTCAAAAGTGGACTGGCATTGAGGGCTTCGCTCAGCCCTCGTTCACATCCCCGGAACATTCACAAAATGGGCATGACCATACACACCTGCAGCCCCAGTGACTGCAGGTGGCTAGGGTGACAGATGGGAACTGTCTGGCCTAGTTTCAGAGTCAGTGGGAGACGACCTCAAGAGAATAAGCACTGGGATAGAGCTGGACGCACCATATCAacttcctcctctggcctctgagtgcACAAGTggacacatatacacgcacatacCATGcccccttcgtgtgtgtgtgtacacacacacacacacacacacacacacacacacacacactagactgGTGCAAGTGACCTATGCTTCTAATCTCAACACCAGTTAGAGGCCGTGATCCCACAACGCCTTTTGCTCTTTGGCTTCCAGTACGGCCTGTAGCTCAGCTCAGCAGCTGCTACAGAGACCTTTGCTGCCTCTGACCCTCATGCACCCCTCCATTGTCTCTGCTTTCCTGGGTCCCTCACACTTAAATTCCACAGGTTTCTCATGACTGACAACCAGAGAGATTTAAGAGCCAACCCCCACCTACTCAAGGTTCAGAGCCTGAGGCCTGACTGTGCTCACGCCACCACAGGCGGGGTTTCCTGCCCCTGTTCTGTATGTTCTGAGATGGAAGAACGTGGCTCAGATGCTAGTGTCCTAGCCTGgtatgtatgaggccctgggttcgattcccagtgcTGAGTTAGCTGACAGTGCTGGTACACGCCTGTCATCCCGGCACTTGAGATGATCCAGGAAAAGATCAGCGGTTCACATCCATCTTTGTGACAGTCTAATGAAACGGAATACATGAAACCTCACCTCGGAAGAAAGGGCTCAGGCCCAAAACCCTGCATCAGATAACTGGCTCCCAAACTACAACATCCTCTTGTAGGAGACAATTTGGCATGAACGAAGGGTATCTTTCCAGGTAGACAGGACTGTGGATGCCTCCCTGCACAGCCTTGTAcccagagccacacacacacccggcTCATCTGATGAAAAGGGGAAGCCACataggccagcctgctctactgaCAAGGAGctcagagtgtgtgtgtaaacaccCTGGAAGGAGAAACATGTGGCCCAGAGAAATGAGATCCCGACATACCAGAAGGAGTATGTGATTGGGGTTGGACACAAGCACTGGGGGACTGAAACTCCATCCCAgactcccacccctaccccacaaAACAGAAGAGGTCAGACTGCTCTGTCTGGAAGACGCTAAACCTCAACGGCTCACATCACTGCAGATCCTGGGAGGTGGGTGGAGGAGCTGCAAGCGGAGGCAGCGTCGTTTTCATTTCTTCCCATGTTGAGCATCACTCATCCAGAGGCCACAAATGTTAAGCAGGGTCAGCCTGGTTAGCACCGTAATGGGAGACGACGGAGCAGAGCACAGACAAGCTGGGCTGTGACCATAAAACAGCTTTCTACTGACTACAAACCGAGTATCCCTCATCCAAAACACTTGTGACTATGCAAAGCCCTGGCTTAATCCCAAGTACaattcattaattataaaattaagctGTTTTAAAAGCTGGGGATATAAATTACAGTGAGGTATCTCAGGAACAGACCCCAAgtgccaacaacaacaaaaaccaattaCGTTTCATATGCACATTCAGGTGATCTGGTGTTGTAATTTTGAGATTAAGGATACTCTACCTCCTGGCCCCAACACCCCAGCATCTAGTGGATAAAGCTCCAGCTCAATGGTGtggaggaaacacacagagaacgaCACAGCATCAGTGACAGAATCAGAACAGACAAACTGCAGGCAGGCAGTGTTGGGCAGACTCCCAATCCGCACAGTTTTCTGAACTCGTTTCCCGGATACAGACTGGGGATAAAAAATAACTCTTCCGATGGccacagagatggctctgtggttataAGAGTGtatgctcatccagaggaccagggttcaatccccagcacccacagcaggcagcttACAGCACcacataactccagctccagagggagcCACCACTTCCAGCGTCCTCAGCGTCCCCATAAACACAAatacactcactcactcacacacaatcAAAAGCATTTAAATAGACTGAGTGTTGAATAAATACTGTAGAATCCTCATTACATACACAGTCATCTCTCAGTA harbors:
- the Gpr137b gene encoding integral membrane protein GPR137B isoform X2; this translates as MEAPPWEPVRNDSLPPTLSPAVPPYVKLGLTAVYTAFYALLFVFIYAQLWLVLRYRHKRLSYQSVFLFLCLFWASLRTVLFSFYFRDFVAANSFSPFVFWLLYCFPVCLQFFTLTLMNLYFTQVIFKAKSKYSPELLKYRLPLYLASLFISLVFLLVNLTCAVLVKTGTWERRVIVSVRVAINDTLFVLCAVSLSICLYKISKMSLANIYLESKGSSVCQVTAIGVTVILLYTSRACYNLFILSFSQIKNVHSFDYDWYNVSDQADLKSQLGDAGYVVFGVVLFVWELLPTTLVVYFFRVRSPTKDLQAVVDAK